In Roseovarius sp. EL26, the genomic window TTTGATTGTGTTCTGCTCGACCTCCTGAAAGGTTTTATCAAGTCGCCACATTTTATGGCGGGTGAAATTTGGCAGGCCAATGTGCCAGTGTTACCAAGCCTTTGATCGTTACAGATTGGAATTCACGATGTCCGCACCAACCAACGCCCTGAAAGCCGCGCTGAAACGCGGGGAAACACAGATCGGTTGCTGGGCCAGTTTTGCTGATCCTTATGCAACAGAAGTGCTGTCGACAGCTGAGTTTGACTGGATTTTGATTGATGCAGAGCATTCACCCAATGATTTGCGTACGATCATGCACCAGCTTCAGATCCTTGAGGGCAAACGTTCAGATGCGGTGGTGCGCCTGCCAATGGGAGAGGATTGGTTGATCAAGCAAGTGTTAGATGCTGGTGCACAATCCTTACTGATCCCTATGGTCGAAACTGCGGAGCAGGCACGTGATCTTGTTAGGGCAACGCGCTATCCACCAGAAGGTATTCGCGGCTCTGGTGCGGCCCTTGCACGGTCGTCGATGTTTGCCTCACGAAAGGACTACATTGAAACGGCAAATGCAGAAATATGTCTGATCATTCAGGTGGAAACCCGCGCTGCACTGGCGGCCTT contains:
- a CDS encoding HpcH/HpaI aldolase/citrate lyase family protein, which encodes MSAPTNALKAALKRGETQIGCWASFADPYATEVLSTAEFDWILIDAEHSPNDLRTIMHQLQILEGKRSDAVVRLPMGEDWLIKQVLDAGAQSLLIPMVETAEQARDLVRATRYPPEGIRGSGAALARSSMFASRKDYIETANAEICLIIQVETRAALAALDDILAVDGVDAVFIGPSDLSVDMGYQGDMTHPEVRAAIKDALTRIAASDKAAGIISIDDDEAQEYADWGACLLAVGIDVLMLATTARAAMQRWRSRGGSDR